From the genome of Dickeya aquatica, one region includes:
- a CDS encoding phage head morphogenesis protein, translating to MPTNSVDLAYAIGLKPEEAIRYFESKGYTIGFNWHDVEARTHATAFTVAGILKQDVLEDIRGGLNHALANGETLEQFRRRLTPVLEQRGWFGRGLKADEDGVLEGKKLTPRRLKTIFETNMQAAYNAGRYEEQMANVAFRPYFQRFAVIDTHTRPKHAALNGYTARADDPVWRFMYPPDGYHCRCRIRALSQSDVDTRNITIQHSEIIEVEQAWGPNDSRKVPAIRWNGELYTADAGFGHNPGQGYLAALGQRLLERSATAEPRLAALAVQETLSNKRAVNGGFKRR from the coding sequence ATGCCGACAAATAGCGTCGATCTGGCGTATGCCATCGGCCTGAAACCCGAAGAGGCGATCCGTTATTTCGAATCCAAGGGCTACACCATCGGTTTCAACTGGCACGATGTCGAAGCGCGCACTCACGCTACTGCGTTCACTGTCGCAGGTATCCTGAAACAAGATGTGCTGGAAGACATCCGGGGCGGGTTAAATCATGCGCTGGCAAATGGGGAAACGCTGGAGCAGTTCCGGCGTCGCTTAACGCCCGTTCTCGAGCAAAGGGGCTGGTTTGGGCGTGGACTTAAGGCTGATGAAGACGGCGTGCTGGAAGGCAAGAAGCTGACGCCGCGACGCCTCAAGACCATTTTTGAAACCAATATGCAAGCCGCCTATAACGCCGGGCGCTATGAAGAGCAGATGGCAAACGTCGCGTTTCGGCCTTATTTTCAGCGCTTCGCTGTCATTGATACGCATACGCGCCCAAAACATGCGGCGCTTAATGGCTACACGGCGCGGGCCGATGACCCTGTCTGGCGGTTTATGTATCCACCGGACGGCTATCATTGCCGTTGCCGCATTCGCGCCCTGTCTCAGTCGGATGTTGATACACGCAACATCACTATTCAGCACAGTGAGATTATTGAAGTCGAGCAAGCATGGGGGCCGAACGATTCCAGAAAAGTCCCGGCCATTCGCTGGAATGGTGAGCTATACACCGCCGATGCGGGTTTCGGCCACAACCCCGGACAAGGTTATCTTGCGGCACTCGGACAGCGCTTGCTTGAGCGTTCAGCGACTGCTGAGCCGCGTCTGGCCGCGCTTGCGGTACAAGAGACACTGAGCAATAAACGCGCTGTTAACGGCGGTTTCAAACGACGTTAG